From Streptomyces cyaneogriseus subsp. noncyanogenus, the proteins below share one genomic window:
- a CDS encoding GH92 family glycosyl hydrolase, translating into MRHGTRHIRGPAVVLTAAFALAVSAQGAVAAPPGAPAAADREFASSFEAGDAAPDWLNTVDTAPDGGKRASGVDGGYGSGIPGNVTDRVTGVRASGENTGGGEVKENLTDGEPGTKWLTFASTGWAEFDLDQPVQVTRYALTSANDHAERDPSAWTLKGSADGSAWQTLDSRSGESFPQRFQTRTYDLAAPARFRHFRLEVTRNNGGDILQLADVQLSTGDGDGPVPPDMLTLVDRGPSGSPTAKAGAGFTGKRALRYAGRHTADGRAYSYNKVFDVDVKVGRNTQLSYRVFPSMADGDLDYDATNVSVDLAFTDGTYLSELHATDQHGFPLTPRGQGAAKILYVNQWNNVVSRIGSVAAGRTVDRILVAYDSPEGPAKFRGWLDDVALRSVAPARPKAHLSDYALTTRGTHSSGAFSRGNNIPATAVPHGFNFWTPVTNASSLSWLYDYARGNNADNLPTIQAFSASHEPSPWMGDRQTFQVMPSAASGTPDTGREARELAFRHENETARPYYYGVRFDNGLKAEMAPTDHAAMLRFTYPGDDASVLFDNVTDQAGLTLDEESGTVTGYSDVKSGLSTGATRLFVYGEFDKPVTGGGAAGVKGFLRFDAGEDRRVTLRLATSLISVAQARDNLRQEIPEGRSFEAVKRGAQRQWDRILGRVEVEGATPDQLTTLYSGLYRLYLYPNSGFEKVDGRYKYASPFSKMSGPDTPTHTGARIVDGKVYVNNGFWDTYRTTWPAYSLLTPSKAGELVDGFVQHYKDGGWTSRWSSPGYADLMTGTSSDVAFADAYVKGVDFDARAAYEAAVKNATVVPPSPGVGRKGMATSPFLGYTSTETHEGLSWALEGYLNDYGIARMGRKLYEETGEKRYREESAYFLNRARDYVNLFDAKAGFFQGKDAAGEWRVESGAYDPRVWGHDYTETNGWGYAFTAPQDSRGLANLYGGREGLADKLDAYLATPETASPEFVGSYGGVIHEMTEARDVRMGMYGHSNQVAHHALYMYDAAGQPWKTQRHVREVLSRLYTGSEIGQGYHGDEDNGEQSAWYLFSALGFYPLVMGSGEYAIGSPLFTKATVHLENGRKLVVKAPDNSARNVYVQGLKVDGRAWHSTALPHALIAKGGVLEFDMGPRPSTWGTGEDAAPVSITRDDAVPVPRADVLTGDGALFDDTSATEADVTTVGLPVAEGVEAVQYTLTSPADRTRAPAGWRLQGSADGTTWRTLDERSGESFAWDRQTRAFTVTSPGRYAQYRLVLDGAHTLAEVELLA; encoded by the coding sequence ATGCGGCACGGAACTCGGCACATACGGGGCCCGGCGGTCGTCTTGACGGCCGCCTTCGCGTTGGCGGTGAGCGCGCAGGGAGCGGTGGCCGCCCCGCCCGGCGCTCCCGCGGCGGCCGACCGGGAGTTCGCCTCGTCGTTCGAGGCGGGCGACGCGGCCCCGGACTGGCTGAACACCGTCGACACCGCCCCGGACGGCGGCAAGCGGGCCTCCGGGGTGGACGGCGGGTACGGCAGCGGCATCCCGGGGAACGTCACCGACCGGGTCACCGGGGTGCGGGCCAGCGGCGAGAACACCGGCGGCGGCGAGGTGAAGGAGAACCTGACCGACGGCGAGCCGGGCACCAAGTGGCTCACCTTCGCCTCCACCGGCTGGGCCGAGTTCGACCTGGACCAGCCGGTCCAGGTGACCCGCTACGCGCTGACCTCGGCCAACGACCACGCCGAACGCGACCCCTCCGCCTGGACCCTGAAGGGCTCGGCGGACGGCTCCGCCTGGCAGACCCTGGACTCCCGCTCGGGGGAGTCCTTCCCCCAGCGCTTCCAGACCAGGACCTACGACCTCGCCGCGCCCGCCCGGTTCCGGCACTTCCGGCTGGAGGTCACGCGGAACAACGGCGGCGACATCCTCCAGCTCGCCGATGTGCAGTTGTCGACCGGGGACGGCGACGGCCCGGTCCCGCCGGACATGCTGACCCTCGTCGACCGGGGGCCGAGCGGCTCGCCGACGGCCAAGGCGGGCGCCGGCTTCACCGGCAAGCGGGCCCTGCGGTACGCCGGGCGGCACACGGCCGACGGGCGGGCGTACTCGTACAACAAGGTCTTCGACGTCGATGTGAAGGTCGGCCGGAACACGCAGCTCTCCTACCGGGTCTTCCCGTCGATGGCCGACGGCGACCTGGACTACGACGCGACCAACGTCTCCGTCGACCTGGCCTTCACCGACGGCACCTATCTGAGCGAACTGCACGCCACCGACCAGCACGGCTTCCCGCTGACGCCGCGCGGGCAGGGCGCGGCGAAGATCCTGTACGTCAACCAGTGGAACAACGTCGTCTCCCGGATCGGGTCGGTCGCGGCGGGCAGGACGGTCGACCGGATCCTGGTGGCCTACGACTCCCCCGAGGGCCCGGCGAAGTTCCGGGGCTGGCTCGACGACGTGGCGCTCCGGTCCGTCGCGCCCGCACGGCCGAAGGCGCATCTGTCGGACTACGCGCTCACCACCCGCGGCACCCACTCCAGCGGCGCCTTCTCCCGGGGCAACAACATCCCCGCGACCGCCGTGCCGCACGGCTTCAACTTCTGGACGCCGGTGACCAACGCGTCCTCGCTGAGCTGGCTGTACGACTACGCGCGCGGCAACAACGCGGACAACCTGCCGACCATCCAGGCGTTCAGCGCCAGTCACGAGCCGAGCCCCTGGATGGGCGACCGGCAGACCTTCCAGGTGATGCCGTCGGCCGCCTCCGGCACGCCGGACACCGGCCGGGAGGCCCGGGAGCTGGCGTTCCGGCACGAGAACGAGACGGCGCGGCCGTACTACTACGGGGTCCGGTTCGACAACGGCCTGAAGGCGGAGATGGCGCCGACGGACCACGCGGCGATGCTCCGCTTCACCTATCCCGGCGACGACGCGAGCGTCCTCTTCGACAACGTCACCGACCAGGCGGGCCTGACCCTGGACGAGGAGAGCGGCACGGTCACCGGCTACTCGGACGTCAAGTCCGGGCTGTCCACGGGGGCGACGAGGCTGTTCGTGTACGGCGAGTTCGACAAGCCGGTGACGGGGGGCGGCGCCGCCGGCGTCAAGGGCTTCCTGCGGTTCGACGCGGGCGAGGACCGCCGGGTCACGCTGCGGCTCGCCACCTCGCTGATCAGCGTCGCCCAGGCGCGGGACAACCTGCGCCAGGAGATCCCCGAGGGGCGGTCGTTCGAGGCGGTGAAGCGCGGCGCCCAGCGGCAGTGGGACCGGATCCTCGGCAGGGTCGAGGTCGAGGGCGCCACGCCGGACCAGCTGACCACGCTCTACTCCGGCCTCTACCGGCTGTACCTGTACCCGAACTCGGGCTTCGAGAAGGTCGACGGCAGGTACAAGTACGCCTCGCCGTTCTCGAAGATGTCCGGGCCCGACACCCCGACGCACACCGGCGCGAGGATCGTGGACGGCAAGGTGTACGTCAACAACGGCTTCTGGGACACCTACCGGACGACCTGGCCGGCGTACTCCCTGCTGACTCCTTCGAAGGCCGGCGAGCTGGTCGACGGCTTCGTGCAGCACTACAAGGACGGCGGCTGGACCTCGCGCTGGTCCTCCCCCGGCTACGCGGACCTGATGACCGGCACCTCCTCCGACGTGGCCTTCGCGGACGCCTACGTCAAGGGCGTCGACTTCGACGCGAGGGCGGCGTACGAGGCGGCCGTGAAGAACGCCACCGTGGTGCCCCCGTCCCCGGGCGTGGGCCGCAAGGGCATGGCCACCTCCCCGTTCCTCGGCTACACGAGCACCGAGACGCACGAGGGCCTGTCATGGGCGCTGGAGGGCTACCTCAACGACTACGGCATCGCCCGGATGGGCCGGAAGCTGTACGAGGAGACGGGCGAGAAGCGCTACCGGGAGGAGTCGGCCTACTTCCTGAACCGCGCCCGGGACTACGTCAACCTCTTCGACGCCAAGGCCGGGTTCTTCCAGGGCAAGGACGCGGCGGGCGAGTGGCGCGTGGAGTCCGGGGCCTACGACCCGCGGGTGTGGGGCCACGACTACACGGAGACCAACGGCTGGGGGTACGCCTTCACCGCCCCGCAGGACAGCCGGGGCCTGGCCAACCTCTACGGCGGGCGCGAGGGCCTGGCCGACAAGCTCGACGCGTATCTGGCCACGCCGGAGACGGCCTCCCCGGAGTTCGTGGGCTCCTACGGCGGCGTCATCCACGAGATGACCGAGGCGCGCGACGTGCGGATGGGCATGTACGGGCACTCCAACCAGGTCGCCCACCATGCCCTGTACATGTACGACGCGGCCGGGCAGCCGTGGAAGACCCAGAGGCACGTGCGCGAGGTGCTCTCCCGGCTGTACACCGGCAGTGAGATAGGGCAGGGCTACCACGGCGACGAGGACAACGGCGAGCAGTCGGCCTGGTACCTCTTCTCCGCGCTGGGCTTCTACCCGCTGGTCATGGGCAGCGGCGAGTACGCGATCGGGTCCCCGCTGTTCACCAAGGCGACCGTCCACCTGGAGAACGGCCGGAAGCTGGTGGTGAAGGCCCCGGACAACAGCGCGCGGAACGTGTACGTGCAGGGCCTGAAGGTCGACGGCCGCGCGTGGCACTCGACCGCGCTCCCCCACGCGCTGATCGCGAAGGGCGGCGTCCTGGAGTTCGACATGGGCCCGCGGCCCTCGACGTGGGGCACCGGTGAGGACGCGGCACCCGTGTCGATCACCCGGGACGACGCGGTGCCGGTGCCGCGCGCGGACGTGCTGACCGGCGACGGCGCCCTGTTCGACGACACCTCGGCGACGGAGGCGGACGTGACCACCGTCGGACTGCCGGTGGCCGAGGGCGTCGAGGCGGTGCAGTACACCCTGACATCGCCGGCCGACCGCACCCGGGCGCCGGCCGGGTGGCGGCTCCAGGGCTCGGCCGACGGGACGACGTGGCGGACCCTGGACGAGCGCTCGGGCGAGTCCTTCGCCTGGGACCGGCAGACCCGCGCCTTCACGGTGACCTCGCCGGGCAGGTACGCGCAGTACCGCCTGGTCCTCGACGGCGCGCACACGCTGGCGGAGGTGGAGCTGCTGGCCTGA
- a CDS encoding aconitate hydratase, which translates to MSANSFDARSTLQVGDESYEIFRLDKVEGSARLPYSLKVLLENLLRTEDGANITADHIRALGSWDSQAQPSQEIQFTPARVIMQDFTGVPCVVDLATMREAVKELGGDPAKINPLAPAELVIDHSVIADKFGTADAFKVNVDLEYGRNKERYQFLRWGQTAFDEFKVVPPGTGIVHQVNIEHLARVVMVRDGKAYPDTLVGTDSHTTMVNGLGVLGWGVGGIEAEAAMLGQPVSMLIPRVVGFKLTGELQPGTTATDLVLTITEMLRKHGVVGKFVEFYGEGVAATSLANRATIGNMSPEFGSTAAIFPIDDETLNYLRLTGRSEQQVALVEAYAKEQGLWLDPAAEPDFSEKLELDLSTVVPSIAGPKRPQDRIELSRAAEQFGADVLNYVEAGVTGGDDRKPGVPQQEQPHGVASPVDEASAESFPASDAPAYGSDDNGAGAPQHSAVVPGPGPSNPVRVTAPDGTSYELDHGAVTVAAITSCTNTSNPYVMVAAALVAKKAVEKGLTRKPWVKTTLAPGSKVVTDYFEKAGLTPYLDKVGFNLVGYGCTTCIGNSGPLPEEVSKAVNDHDLAVTSVLSGNRNFEGRINPDVKMNYLASPPLVVAYAIAGSMRVDITKDALGTDQDGNPVYLKDIWPSEAEVNDVVANAIGEDMFAKSYADVFAGDAQWQALPIPTGDTFEWDPQSTYVRKPPYFEGMTMETTPVSDITGARVLAKLGDSVTTDHISPAGAIKADTPAGKYLTEHGVERRDFNSYGSRRGNHEVMIRGTFANIRLRNQIAPGTEGGYTRDFTQEGGPVSFIYDASQNYQAAGIPLVVLAGKEYGSGSSRDWAAKGTALLGVKAVIAESYERIHRSNLIGMGVLPLQFPEGQSAESLGLTGEETFSITGVTELNEGTTPRTVKVTTDTGVEFDAVVRIDTPGEADYYRNGGIMQYVLRSLIRK; encoded by the coding sequence GTGTCGGCGAACAGCTTCGACGCCCGCAGCACGCTGCAGGTGGGCGACGAGTCGTACGAGATCTTCCGGCTGGACAAGGTGGAGGGCTCGGCCCGGCTGCCCTACAGCCTCAAGGTCCTGCTGGAGAACCTGCTCCGCACCGAGGACGGCGCGAACATCACCGCCGACCACATCCGCGCTCTCGGCAGCTGGGACTCCCAGGCCCAGCCGTCGCAGGAGATCCAGTTCACGCCGGCCCGCGTGATCATGCAGGACTTCACCGGCGTTCCCTGTGTCGTCGACCTCGCCACCATGCGCGAGGCCGTCAAGGAGCTCGGCGGCGACCCGGCCAAGATCAACCCGCTGGCCCCGGCCGAGCTGGTCATCGACCACTCCGTCATCGCCGACAAGTTCGGCACCGCCGACGCCTTCAAGGTCAACGTCGACCTGGAGTACGGCCGCAACAAGGAGCGCTACCAGTTCCTGCGCTGGGGCCAGACCGCCTTCGACGAGTTCAAGGTCGTCCCGCCCGGCACCGGCATCGTCCACCAGGTGAACATCGAGCACCTGGCCCGTGTCGTCATGGTCCGCGACGGCAAGGCGTACCCCGACACCCTGGTCGGCACCGACTCGCACACCACCATGGTCAACGGCCTCGGCGTGCTGGGCTGGGGCGTCGGCGGCATCGAGGCCGAGGCCGCGATGCTCGGCCAGCCGGTCTCCATGCTCATCCCGCGCGTCGTCGGCTTCAAGCTGACCGGTGAGCTCCAGCCGGGCACCACCGCCACCGACCTCGTGCTCACCATCACCGAGATGCTCCGCAAGCACGGTGTCGTCGGCAAGTTCGTCGAGTTCTACGGCGAGGGCGTGGCCGCCACCAGCCTCGCCAACCGCGCCACCATCGGCAACATGTCGCCCGAGTTCGGCTCCACCGCCGCGATCTTCCCGATCGACGACGAGACCCTGAACTACCTGCGCCTGACCGGCCGCTCCGAGCAGCAGGTCGCGCTCGTCGAGGCGTACGCCAAGGAGCAGGGCCTGTGGCTGGACCCGGCCGCCGAGCCGGACTTCTCCGAGAAGCTGGAGCTCGACCTGTCCACGGTCGTCCCCTCCATCGCCGGCCCCAAGCGCCCCCAGGACCGCATCGAGCTGTCCCGCGCCGCCGAGCAGTTCGGCGCCGACGTGCTCAACTACGTCGAGGCCGGCGTCACCGGCGGCGACGACCGCAAGCCGGGCGTCCCGCAGCAGGAGCAGCCGCACGGTGTCGCCTCCCCGGTCGACGAGGCGTCCGCCGAGTCCTTCCCGGCCTCCGACGCCCCGGCCTACGGCAGCGACGACAACGGCGCCGGCGCCCCGCAGCACTCGGCCGTCGTCCCCGGCCCCGGCCCGTCCAACCCGGTGCGCGTCACCGCCCCCGACGGCACGTCGTACGAGCTGGACCACGGTGCGGTGACGGTCGCGGCCATCACCTCCTGCACCAACACCTCCAACCCGTACGTCATGGTCGCCGCCGCCCTGGTCGCCAAGAAGGCGGTGGAGAAGGGCCTGACCCGCAAGCCGTGGGTCAAGACCACCCTCGCCCCGGGCTCCAAGGTCGTCACCGACTACTTCGAGAAGGCGGGCCTGACCCCGTACCTGGACAAGGTCGGCTTCAACCTCGTCGGCTACGGCTGCACCACCTGCATCGGCAACTCCGGCCCGCTGCCGGAGGAGGTCTCCAAGGCCGTCAACGACCACGACCTCGCCGTCACCTCGGTCCTCTCCGGCAACCGGAACTTCGAGGGCCGCATCAACCCCGACGTCAAGATGAACTACCTGGCGTCCCCGCCGCTGGTCGTCGCCTACGCGATCGCCGGCTCGATGCGGGTGGACATCACCAAGGACGCCCTGGGCACCGACCAGGACGGCAACCCGGTCTACCTGAAGGACATCTGGCCCTCCGAGGCCGAGGTGAACGACGTCGTCGCCAACGCCATCGGCGAGGACATGTTCGCCAAGTCCTACGCGGACGTCTTCGCGGGCGACGCCCAGTGGCAGGCGCTGCCGATCCCGACCGGCGACACCTTCGAGTGGGACCCGCAGTCCACCTACGTCCGCAAGCCCCCGTACTTCGAGGGCATGACGATGGAGACCACCCCGGTCTCCGACATCACCGGCGCCCGCGTCCTCGCCAAGCTGGGCGACTCGGTCACCACCGACCACATCTCCCCGGCCGGTGCCATCAAGGCCGACACCCCGGCCGGCAAGTACCTCACGGAGCACGGCGTCGAGCGCCGCGACTTCAACAGCTACGGCTCGCGCCGCGGCAACCACGAGGTCATGATCCGCGGTACGTTCGCCAACATCCGCCTGCGCAACCAGATCGCGCCGGGCACCGAGGGCGGCTACACGCGTGACTTCACGCAGGAGGGCGGCCCGGTCTCCTTCATCTACGACGCCTCGCAGAACTACCAGGCCGCCGGCATCCCGCTGGTCGTCCTGGCCGGCAAGGAGTACGGCTCCGGTTCGTCCCGCGACTGGGCGGCCAAGGGCACCGCGCTCCTCGGCGTCAAGGCCGTCATCGCCGAGTCCTACGAGCGCATCCACCGCTCGAACCTCATCGGCATGGGCGTGCTGCCGCTCCAGTTCCCGGAGGGCCAGTCCGCCGAGTCCCTCGGTCTGACCGGTGAGGAGACCTTCTCCATCACCGGTGTCACGGAGCTCAACGAGGGCACCACCCCGCGCACGGTGAAGGTCACCACCGACACCGGCGTCGAGTTCGACGCGGTCGTCCGCATCGACACCCCCGGCGAGGCGGACTACTACCGCAACGGCGGCATCATGCAGTACGTGCTGCGCAGCCTGATCCGCAAGTAA
- a CDS encoding LysR family transcriptional regulator, protein MNLEQLRCVVVLAEELHFGRTARRLGLQQPALSQQVRRLEDELGVVLFERTTREVGITAAGESFVAEARRALHHAEKARLAARQTGRGEVGRLSLGFVGSAVPELLPRLLRRFRRAYPGVELEMRELPSARQAEELLAGRIDVGILHAWGEGEMPEGLAGQEIHREALVAALPRRHPLAALAPLPTARLAGEPFILFPRRLGPALHDRITGLARSAGFEIRVAQEAGHMQTILGLVAAEVGVSVVPRTMAALRQPGVAFQRLGPEPAPLPIQLVWRLGEVSPVVRNFRTVLGAAPAARPGRHDG, encoded by the coding sequence ATGAATCTCGAACAGCTCCGCTGCGTCGTGGTATTGGCGGAGGAACTCCACTTCGGCCGCACGGCACGGCGGCTCGGTCTCCAGCAGCCGGCCCTGAGCCAGCAGGTGCGCAGGCTGGAGGACGAGTTGGGAGTGGTCCTCTTCGAGCGGACCACCCGTGAGGTGGGCATCACGGCGGCGGGCGAGAGCTTCGTCGCCGAGGCCCGCCGGGCCCTGCACCATGCCGAGAAGGCACGGCTCGCCGCCCGGCAGACCGGGCGCGGGGAGGTGGGCCGGCTCTCCCTGGGCTTCGTCGGCTCGGCCGTCCCCGAGCTGCTCCCCCGGCTGCTGCGCCGGTTCCGGCGGGCGTATCCGGGGGTGGAGCTGGAGATGCGGGAGCTGCCCAGTGCCCGCCAGGCCGAGGAGCTGCTCGCCGGCCGTATCGACGTGGGGATCCTGCACGCGTGGGGCGAAGGAGAGATGCCGGAGGGTCTGGCGGGCCAGGAGATCCACCGGGAGGCCCTGGTCGCGGCGCTGCCCCGGCGGCACCCGCTGGCGGCCCTCGCGCCGCTGCCCACGGCGCGGCTGGCCGGGGAGCCGTTCATCCTGTTCCCCCGCCGTCTGGGGCCGGCCCTCCACGACCGGATCACCGGTCTGGCCCGGAGCGCCGGTTTCGAGATCCGGGTGGCGCAGGAGGCGGGCCATATGCAGACCATCCTCGGACTGGTCGCGGCCGAGGTGGGAGTCTCCGTGGTGCCCCGGACGATGGCGGCGCTGCGGCAGCCCGGGGTCGCCTTCCAGCGGCTCGGCCCGGAGCCCGCGCCGCTGCCGATCCAGCTCGTCTGGCGGCTCGGTGAGGTCAGCCCCGTGGTGCGCAACTTCCGCACCGTGCTCGGCGCGGCTCCCGCCGCGCGCCCGGGGCGCCACGACGGCTGA
- a CDS encoding FG-GAP repeat domain-containing protein, whose amino-acid sequence MTLETYVAKSSGLNTRRALARVSAAALTAALVATGSNAVAADTPAPSLASADVPAKASGTSKFAATAEAAYAPINALYAVDKNGEVWAYPPNGEGGLDTRSWAGSDWQDVRQATQADQDSDGLADGAWAAVGNQLHYLPFDSDSILVGNGWNIYNRVTSAGNLGGAGADDLLARDGSGVLWLYLGYGNGKLTQRYKVGSGWNTYTHITGKGDLTGDGKDDIVAKDGSGVLWLYKGTGNYKAPFQSRTRVGGGWNTYNDVVSVGDIDIDGVTDLVARDKNGALYLYKGTGSASTPFKSRVKIGSGGWNTYRLMF is encoded by the coding sequence ATGACTCTGGAGACTTACGTGGCCAAAAGCTCCGGCCTGAACACGCGTCGCGCCCTGGCCCGCGTGTCGGCTGCGGCGCTCACCGCCGCTCTGGTGGCGACCGGGTCGAACGCGGTCGCCGCCGACACCCCGGCGCCTTCGCTCGCCTCCGCCGACGTGCCGGCGAAGGCGTCGGGCACCTCGAAGTTCGCCGCCACCGCCGAGGCGGCGTACGCGCCGATCAACGCGCTGTACGCCGTGGACAAGAACGGTGAGGTGTGGGCCTACCCGCCCAACGGCGAGGGCGGCCTGGACACCCGTAGCTGGGCAGGCAGCGACTGGCAGGACGTCCGCCAGGCGACGCAGGCGGACCAGGACTCCGACGGTCTCGCGGACGGCGCCTGGGCTGCCGTCGGCAACCAGCTCCACTACCTGCCGTTCGACTCCGACTCGATCCTCGTCGGCAACGGCTGGAACATCTACAACCGTGTGACGTCGGCCGGGAACCTCGGCGGCGCGGGCGCCGACGACCTGCTCGCCCGGGACGGCTCCGGCGTGCTGTGGCTGTACCTCGGCTACGGCAACGGCAAGCTGACCCAGCGCTACAAGGTCGGCAGCGGGTGGAACACCTACACCCACATCACCGGCAAGGGCGACCTGACGGGCGACGGCAAGGACGACATCGTCGCCAAGGACGGCTCGGGCGTGCTGTGGCTCTACAAGGGCACCGGCAACTACAAGGCCCCGTTCCAGTCCCGCACCCGCGTCGGTGGCGGCTGGAACACCTACAACGACGTGGTCTCCGTCGGTGACATCGACATCGACGGCGTGACCGACCTGGTCGCCCGCGACAAGAACGGCGCCCTGTACCTCTACAAGGGCACGGGCAGCGCTTCCACGCCGTTCAAGTCCCGGGTGAAGATCGGCAGCGGCGGCTGGAACACCTACCGCCTGATGTTCTGA
- a CDS encoding DUF6644 family protein translates to MDDFFSRLESSGLGEAVRTTPLVYSSLESVHVLGIALLVGPAVAFDLRLLGAGRRLLPVTAAARHLLPLARFGFAVAAASGLVLFVAGAVAVGDSGAAPWKLGLLLLAGVNTAVFHRGALRRVDGWDIGVPSPVRARTAAVVSILVWSGVIAAGRLLAYT, encoded by the coding sequence GTGGACGACTTCTTCTCCCGGCTCGAGAGCTCCGGCCTGGGCGAGGCCGTCCGCACCACCCCCCTGGTGTACTCGTCGCTGGAGAGCGTGCACGTCCTCGGCATCGCGCTGCTCGTCGGCCCCGCCGTCGCCTTCGACCTGCGGCTGCTCGGGGCCGGCCGGCGGCTGCTGCCCGTCACGGCGGCCGCCCGGCATCTGCTGCCGCTGGCCCGCTTCGGCTTCGCGGTGGCCGCCGCCAGCGGTCTGGTCCTGTTCGTCGCCGGGGCCGTCGCCGTCGGCGACAGCGGTGCCGCCCCGTGGAAGCTGGGCCTGCTGCTCCTCGCGGGCGTCAACACCGCCGTCTTCCACCGGGGTGCCCTCCGCCGCGTGGACGGCTGGGACATCGGGGTCCCGAGCCCGGTGCGGGCGAGGACGGCGGCCGTCGTCTCGATCCTCGTGTGGTCCGGGGTGATCGCCGCCGGCCGCCTGCTCGCCTACACCTGA
- a CDS encoding DUF6152 family protein codes for MRLRSSTSASVTTVAALVLALAPGAPASAHHGWEHYDTSAPFYAAGTVTRVRWGNPHPEVTLRVERTRVPDGWAGREIPSDLEDIGGRQVMRATRPYPGSSDELTLILAPVERLSAWGMEGEVEKGDELQVVGYPDRDHDDELRPEMIVLEDGRTVRQRSVPLPAAPEPLPGAGGAAPAGERGSAAPASGDEPSDTTVWLLTGGAVLLLFLGGGYYVVRRAGRA; via the coding sequence ATGCGATTGCGATCCTCCACGTCCGCGTCGGTCACGACCGTTGCCGCACTCGTCCTGGCCCTGGCACCCGGCGCCCCGGCGTCCGCGCACCACGGCTGGGAGCATTACGACACGTCCGCTCCCTTCTACGCCGCCGGCACCGTCACCCGGGTGCGCTGGGGCAACCCGCACCCCGAGGTGACGCTGCGCGTCGAGCGCACGCGGGTCCCGGACGGCTGGGCGGGCCGGGAGATCCCCTCGGACCTGGAGGACATCGGCGGCCGGCAGGTCATGCGGGCCACCCGCCCCTACCCGGGTTCGAGCGACGAGCTGACCCTGATCCTCGCGCCCGTCGAGCGGCTGTCCGCCTGGGGCATGGAGGGCGAGGTGGAGAAGGGCGACGAGTTGCAGGTCGTCGGATACCCGGACCGGGACCACGACGACGAACTGCGCCCCGAGATGATCGTCCTGGAGGACGGGCGGACGGTGCGCCAGCGGTCCGTGCCCCTGCCGGCGGCTCCCGAACCCCTGCCCGGGGCGGGCGGGGCGGCACCGGCCGGCGAGCGGGGCAGCGCCGCCCCCGCGTCCGGCGACGAGCCCTCCGACACGACCGTCTGGCTGCTGACCGGCGGTGCCGTGCTGCTGCTCTTCCTCGGGGGCGGGTACTACGTCGTGCGCCGCGCCGGACGGGCCTGA